The Bacteroidales bacterium genome contains a region encoding:
- a CDS encoding phosphomannomutase/phosphoglucomutase yields MGAFHAYDIRGVYNRDFNRDDAYKIGFHLVNLLKTNKVLVGRDARTSSPEIYEYLSRGIVDAGADVYNIGLSTTPMVYFATAKHGFKASVQITASHNPREYNGMKVSRENALPVGLDTGLNIIRDKITEDAPITPAKQKGKIVDFEVKEQYLSFLKQYITDYSEMNVTIDCSNGMAGLLIRDIFGNSPKFLYEDIDGTFPNHAPNPLDLKNVVDLQKAVKENKSDLGIIFDGDGDRVMFVDENSRFVSPDLMIALLGHYFLEERGEKGYVIQDIRTSKAVGEYLLPMGGKMHTWRVGRAFAAPKLREINGIYGGELAGHYYFRDFFYSDSGLLACILIMNVIKKFKQQGVTFSQAIAKIETYANSGEINFKIDKKKEAMDAVKNHFIKLETPTAIMDFDGYRVEFPDWWFNIRPSNTEPYLRFIAEAKSRKLLDEKIETVKNIIQTFN; encoded by the coding sequence ATGGGAGCATTTCACGCATACGATATCAGAGGGGTATATAACAGAGATTTTAATCGTGACGATGCATACAAAATAGGATTCCATTTGGTTAACTTGCTAAAAACCAACAAGGTATTAGTAGGACGCGATGCTCGCACATCATCGCCCGAAATATATGAATATCTGAGTAGAGGCATTGTCGATGCAGGTGCCGATGTTTATAACATTGGCTTGTCTACCACGCCAATGGTATATTTTGCCACAGCCAAACATGGTTTTAAAGCATCAGTGCAGATTACAGCCTCGCACAATCCACGTGAGTATAATGGAATGAAAGTTTCGCGCGAAAACGCCCTCCCTGTTGGATTAGACACCGGATTAAACATAATAAGAGATAAAATCACCGAAGACGCCCCAATAACCCCTGCAAAACAAAAGGGTAAAATAGTTGATTTTGAGGTCAAAGAGCAATATCTAAGCTTTTTGAAACAGTACATAACCGATTATTCAGAAATGAACGTCACAATTGATTGTTCAAACGGAATGGCAGGCTTACTTATTCGCGATATTTTTGGCAATTCCCCAAAATTTCTGTACGAAGATATCGACGGAACGTTTCCAAACCACGCGCCGAATCCGCTAGATTTAAAAAATGTTGTCGATTTGCAAAAAGCTGTTAAAGAAAACAAAAGCGATTTGGGAATAATCTTCGATGGCGATGGTGACAGAGTTATGTTCGTCGATGAGAATAGCCGTTTTGTATCGCCAGACCTTATGATAGCACTCTTAGGTCATTACTTTTTGGAGGAGCGAGGCGAAAAAGGGTACGTTATTCAGGATATTCGTACATCAAAGGCTGTTGGGGAGTATCTTTTGCCAATGGGTGGAAAAATGCACACATGGCGTGTTGGTCGCGCCTTTGCTGCTCCTAAATTACGCGAAATTAACGGTATCTACGGCGGAGAGTTAGCAGGACACTACTATTTTCGCGATTTTTTCTATTCCGACTCGGGCTTATTGGCTTGTATATTGATTATGAATGTAATAAAAAAATTCAAGCAACAAGGAGTCACCTTTTCACAAGCAATTGCGAAAATTGAAACCTATGCCAATTCGGGCGAAATAAATTTCAAAATCGACAAGAAAAAAGAGGCTATGGATGCTGTAAAAAACCATTTCATCAAACTCGAAACGCCAACAGCTATAATGGATTTTGACGGATACCGTGTTGAATTCCCCGATTGGTGGTTCAATATACGCCCATCGAATACTGAACCATACTTGCGTTTTATAGCCGAAGCAAAATCACGCAAATTACTTGATGAAAAAATAGAGACTGTTAAGAATATTATTCAAACATTTAATTAA
- a CDS encoding cysteine--tRNA ligase, with the protein MDLVLYNTLSRKKEKFESITKGHVGMYVCGPTVSGESHLGHARPYITFDLLYRLLTHMGNKVRYVRNITDAGHFEEEGREGEDKISSKAILEKLEPMELVTKYTNLFHWAMRQFNNIDPTIEPTATGHIIEQIEMIKKILAEGYAYEINGNVYFDLKKYVAEYKSEVPYGKLSGRVLEDMLETTRELDGQDEKRNKADFALWKKAPAEHIMRWQSPWGEGFPGWHIECSAMSHKYLGDQFDIHGGGMDLQFPHHESEIAQSSVCHSGKVMARYWVHNNMITINGKKMGKSYNNVIKLTELFSGEHTLLEKAYDPMTIRFFVLQSHYRNTLDFSNEGLQAAEKGLERLMRAVNRINNLPESTSSTYEVQKLRDECWEAILDDLNSPILISHLFNAAKAINSIADGTLKITKGDKEILKKTINTFVYDILGLKASDENSNDRERINQLVSMMIQLRSEAKARKDYATSDKIRDQMLNIGITLKDTKDGCEWELS; encoded by the coding sequence ATGGATTTGGTTTTATACAACACGCTAAGTCGCAAAAAAGAGAAGTTTGAGTCGATAACCAAAGGTCACGTTGGAATGTACGTCTGCGGACCTACGGTTAGCGGGGAAAGCCATTTGGGACATGCTCGCCCTTATATCACATTCGATTTGCTTTACAGATTGTTAACGCACATGGGAAACAAAGTTCGATATGTGAGAAACATAACTGATGCAGGGCATTTCGAGGAAGAGGGACGCGAGGGGGAAGATAAAATTAGTAGTAAAGCCATACTCGAAAAGCTTGAGCCAATGGAGTTGGTTACAAAATATACCAATCTGTTTCATTGGGCAATGCGACAGTTTAACAATATCGACCCAACGATCGAACCAACAGCTACAGGGCATATTATCGAACAAATCGAGATGATTAAAAAAATTCTGGCGGAAGGGTACGCCTACGAAATCAATGGAAACGTTTATTTCGATCTGAAAAAATATGTTGCCGAATATAAGTCCGAAGTACCTTATGGCAAGTTAAGTGGCAGAGTTTTGGAAGATATGTTAGAGACAACGCGCGAACTCGACGGACAAGACGAAAAACGCAATAAAGCTGATTTTGCACTATGGAAAAAAGCACCCGCCGAACATATTATGCGTTGGCAAAGTCCTTGGGGCGAAGGGTTCCCCGGATGGCATATTGAGTGCTCGGCAATGAGCCATAAATATTTGGGAGATCAGTTCGATATTCACGGCGGAGGAATGGATTTGCAGTTTCCACACCACGAGAGCGAGATTGCACAAAGCAGTGTCTGCCACAGCGGAAAGGTTATGGCAAGATATTGGGTTCATAACAACATGATTACCATTAACGGCAAAAAAATGGGTAAAAGCTATAACAACGTTATAAAACTTACAGAGCTTTTCAGCGGCGAACACACTCTGTTAGAAAAGGCTTACGACCCAATGACCATTCGATTTTTCGTCTTGCAAAGCCACTATCGCAACACTCTCGATTTTAGCAACGAGGGATTACAGGCAGCCGAAAAGGGTCTTGAACGCTTAATGCGTGCAGTAAACAGAATAAACAATTTACCTGAGTCAACTTCTTCAACTTACGAAGTTCAAAAGCTCCGTGATGAGTGCTGGGAAGCGATTCTTGACGATCTTAATTCTCCAATTTTAATATCGCACCTTTTCAACGCAGCCAAAGCAATTAACAGTATAGCAGACGGTACATTAAAAATTACCAAAGGAGATAAAGAGATTTTAAAGAAAACAATTAACACCTTTGTTTACGATATTTTAGGATTAAAAGCCTCTGATGAAAACAGCAACGATCGTGAACGAATTAATCAATTGGTTTCAATGATGATTCAACTGCGAAGTGAGGCAAAAGCAAGAAAAGATTATGCCACTTCTGACAAAATTAGAGACCAAATGCTCAATATTGGAATAACATTAAAAGATACAAAAGATGGTTGTGAATGGGAATTATCATAA
- a CDS encoding methyl-accepting chemotaxis protein, producing MSDLTFFLILMFAAIITVVPVLLVVFRKSFLRIAFVVIAFIIVLTAIAGYVAPVFGNWVMWITIPSIITIGFTAFFIILRMVQKPIRELISAMEELANTGDFTVRASKSFTQRIDEIGQLTRAFEGVVIETHKILQESNNVSHTLIEASEQFKVQSNYIATRANDQSASTEQISSAMEEMSSNINQNLENANQSANVGKQVNVEVKEVSEAFNRTSKAMDHIREKTVNVSEIARKINVLAINAAIEAARAGEYGRGFAVVAAEVRHLADQSQKASNEIDGISQESAKAVEEMGLKLDTVVPNIQKVVAMINEIAAASGEQRQGAEQISTALNQLVQITNENSSTSEELSAGAEQLVDLANTMGQTLTRFTI from the coding sequence ATGAGTGATTTAACATTTTTTCTTATTCTAATGTTTGCTGCAATTATAACGGTAGTTCCTGTGTTGTTGGTAGTGTTTCGTAAATCGTTTCTAAGAATAGCTTTTGTAGTAATTGCTTTTATAATTGTACTTACTGCCATTGCTGGTTATGTTGCGCCTGTTTTTGGTAATTGGGTGATGTGGATAACGATACCCTCGATTATAACAATTGGATTTACAGCTTTTTTTATTATTTTACGTATGGTGCAAAAACCTATACGTGAGCTTATTTCGGCAATGGAGGAGCTGGCAAACACTGGAGACTTCACAGTGCGCGCTTCTAAAAGCTTTACCCAGCGTATTGATGAAATAGGTCAGTTAACACGTGCATTTGAGGGAGTGGTGATAGAGACTCACAAAATTTTGCAGGAAAGTAATAATGTATCGCACACGCTAATTGAAGCGAGCGAACAGTTTAAAGTCCAATCTAATTATATTGCAACCAGAGCAAACGATCAATCTGCGTCTACTGAGCAAATTTCGTCGGCAATGGAAGAGATGTCTAGCAACATAAATCAAAACTTAGAAAATGCAAATCAAAGTGCCAATGTTGGGAAGCAGGTAAACGTTGAAGTGAAAGAGGTTAGTGAGGCGTTTAATAGAACCTCAAAGGCAATGGATCACATTCGCGAAAAGACAGTCAATGTAAGTGAAATAGCCCGTAAAATTAATGTATTAGCAATAAACGCAGCAATTGAAGCTGCCAGAGCCGGAGAGTATGGAAGAGGTTTTGCAGTGGTAGCGGCTGAAGTGCGACATTTGGCTGACCAAAGTCAAAAGGCATCTAATGAGATTGATGGTATTTCACAAGAAAGTGCCAAAGCTGTGGAGGAGATGGGGTTGAAGCTTGATACCGTTGTGCCAAATATACAAAAGGTTGTTGCCATGATTAATGAAATTGCAGCAGCGAGTGGAGAGCAACGACAAGGAGCTGAACAGATTAGCACCGCGCTAAACCAGTTAGTGCAGATTACTAACGAAAACTCAAGTACCTCGGAAGAGCTTAGCGCAGGAGCTGAACAGTTGGTTGATTTGGCGAACACCATGGGGCAGACGCTGACTAGGTTTACAATATAA
- the ppk2 gene encoding polyphosphate kinase 2, translated as MSKNKNKNGEAKSHKKASEGNDNKDLHYEVVTDKKKIDNKFYEEELYKLQIEMIKLQEWVKAKKLKVVVIFEGRDAAGKGGAISTIVQRLNPRFCRVVALGIPTEKEKTQWYFQRYVQHLPAAGEMVLFDRSWYNRAGVDRVMGFCTEEEYLEFLRSCPEFERMLVRSGIKLIKYWFSVSDEEQERRFKSRNEDPVKRWKLSPMDIESRNRWVEYSKAKDTMFAHTDIKQAPWYVVVADDKKRARLNCIHHLLQQVDYEDITPPPITLPKRVDDGAYVRPPITDQNFVPDVY; from the coding sequence ATGTCGAAAAATAAAAACAAAAATGGTGAAGCCAAGAGTCATAAAAAAGCTTCTGAGGGTAACGATAACAAAGATTTGCATTATGAGGTAGTTACCGATAAAAAAAAGATAGATAATAAGTTTTATGAAGAGGAGCTTTACAAGCTTCAAATAGAGATGATAAAGCTTCAGGAATGGGTAAAAGCTAAGAAGCTTAAAGTAGTTGTGATATTCGAGGGGCGCGATGCAGCGGGCAAAGGAGGGGCTATTAGCACTATTGTACAGAGGTTGAATCCTCGGTTTTGTAGGGTAGTTGCTTTAGGGATACCAACAGAAAAAGAGAAAACACAATGGTATTTTCAACGATATGTTCAACATTTGCCAGCAGCTGGGGAAATGGTATTGTTTGACAGAAGTTGGTATAATAGAGCGGGTGTAGATCGTGTCATGGGTTTTTGTACAGAGGAGGAATATCTTGAGTTTTTGCGTTCTTGTCCCGAATTTGAGCGCATGTTGGTACGCTCGGGTATTAAGTTAATAAAATATTGGTTTTCAGTCAGCGATGAAGAGCAAGAGCGTAGGTTTAAATCAAGAAATGAAGATCCCGTAAAACGTTGGAAACTAAGCCCTATGGATATTGAATCTCGAAACCGATGGGTTGAATATTCAAAAGCTAAAGATACTATGTTTGCTCACACCGACATTAAACAAGCTCCTTGGTATGTTGTAGTGGCTGATGATAAGAAGAGAGCAAGACTTAACTGTATTCATCATCTTTTGCAACAAGTTGATTATGAAGACATAACTCCTCCGCCAATAACATTGCCAAAACGTGTTGACGACGGAGCATATGTCAGACCTCCAATTACAGACCAAAATTTTGTGCCAGATGTTTATTGA
- the asnS gene encoding asparagine--tRNA ligase: MKRIKVSELTNSEDFGSEVVVMGWVRTVRVSKNVAFIALNDGSCLRNAQIVADFSTINEDIFSRIHTGTSISVVGKLVESMGKGQKNEVQAIKIEVLGDSDPDLYPMQAKRHSLEFLRENAHLRFRTNLFGAISRVRHHMIFAIHKFFNDRGFYNVHTPIITASDCEGAGEMFQVTTFDINNPPRTPQKEIDWSEDFFGRETYLTVSGQLEGELAALALSQIYTFGPTFRAENSNTSRHLAEFWMIEPEVAFADIHDNMDLAEDMLKYLVQYALDNCAEDLEFLEQRLINEEKEKPQNERSAMTLREKLRFVLDNKFERITYTEAIDILKNSPDQKKNRFAYPIKEWGADLQSEHERYLVEKHFKKPVILTDYPKEIKAFYMKQNPDGKTVAAMDVLFPQIGEIIGGSQREEDLDKLTTRMKEMNIPIESMWWYLDTRRFGTVVHSGYGLGFERLMLFVTGMGNIRDVIPFPRTPKNAEF; the protein is encoded by the coding sequence ATGAAAAGAATAAAAGTTTCAGAACTAACAAACTCCGAAGATTTTGGAAGTGAAGTTGTTGTAATGGGATGGGTTAGAACTGTCCGCGTAAGCAAAAACGTAGCCTTTATCGCTCTTAACGATGGTTCGTGTTTACGTAATGCACAAATTGTTGCCGATTTTTCTACAATTAATGAAGATATATTTAGCCGTATCCACACAGGCACATCTATTTCTGTTGTGGGCAAGTTAGTGGAGTCAATGGGGAAAGGTCAAAAAAATGAGGTACAAGCCATAAAAATCGAAGTTTTGGGCGACTCTGACCCCGACTTATACCCTATGCAGGCAAAACGCCACTCTTTAGAGTTTTTAAGAGAGAACGCTCATCTGCGATTCCGAACCAATCTGTTTGGCGCAATTAGCAGAGTTCGACACCACATGATATTTGCAATACACAAGTTTTTCAATGACCGTGGTTTTTACAACGTTCATACGCCAATAATTACAGCCAGTGACTGCGAAGGGGCAGGAGAAATGTTCCAAGTGACCACATTCGACATAAATAATCCACCTCGCACACCTCAAAAAGAGATAGATTGGAGTGAAGATTTCTTTGGTCGCGAAACATACCTCACAGTTAGCGGACAATTAGAGGGTGAACTTGCTGCTTTAGCTCTATCGCAAATTTATACCTTCGGACCAACGTTTAGAGCTGAAAACTCAAACACAAGCCGCCACTTAGCCGAATTCTGGATGATTGAACCAGAAGTAGCTTTCGCCGATATCCACGACAATATGGATTTAGCCGAAGATATGCTTAAATACTTGGTACAGTATGCTTTAGACAATTGCGCAGAAGATTTGGAATTTCTTGAACAACGTTTAATCAACGAAGAGAAAGAGAAGCCCCAAAACGAACGCTCTGCAATGACTTTAAGGGAAAAATTAAGGTTTGTTTTAGACAATAAGTTCGAGAGAATTACCTACACCGAGGCTATCGATATTTTAAAAAACAGCCCCGACCAAAAGAAAAACCGTTTCGCCTACCCAATCAAAGAGTGGGGAGCCGACCTACAATCCGAACATGAGAGATATTTAGTAGAAAAGCATTTCAAAAAACCTGTTATTCTTACCGATTATCCGAAAGAGATAAAAGCATTTTACATGAAGCAAAACCCTGATGGCAAAACAGTTGCCGCTATGGACGTTCTGTTTCCACAAATCGGCGAAATTATCGGAGGCTCACAACGTGAAGAGGATTTAGACAAACTAACCACACGAATGAAAGAGATGAACATTCCAATTGAGTCAATGTGGTGGTACTTAGATACACGCAGATTTGGCACTGTTGTTCACTCGGGCTATGGTTTGGGCTTCGAACGGCTAATGCTATTTGTAACAGGAATGGGCAATATCCGTGACGTGATTCCATTTCCAAGAACACCAAAAAACGCTGAGTTTTAA